From one Nonomuraea polychroma genomic stretch:
- a CDS encoding TOMM precursor leader peptide-binding protein has product MTPDTTVLRTRTPPDTAVLGTGRLHAAITAAFTPDRLTASDATRPDGATALLTVSDASDERDYPALTRLAAARGIPWLPVRVDAGWVLLGPAVHPPAPGCPTCVARRRDANRADAQGRDAMRVRFGEELAARPSGLLTRATATAVAALAAAELDRLREDAATALTAGALLRVSVSTGLVRRHPFLPDPLCPDCGRRPPDTREVVRPPRGPARKPAPGVFRVADLAGREEELREMFVDGETGLIQSLVSDARGGSPMAVARLAPARTSDESHHGYGRCDDFSAARTTAMVEALERIAGIHPRARRPAVRAAYADVAEQALDPRTLGLYPDDRYDLPGFWFSRFDPSREISWVWAYSFGRDAPLLVPESYVYYGPPPDPGLAYESSNGCAAGGCPAEAILYGLLEVAERDAILTTWYARMPMSPVDLDSATDRRIPMIAERLRHRLGYTVEAYVTAMEQGVPVFWVMAVDPAGNPERPKAVCGSAAHLEPEHALRRALVELGPTLEGQLDRYDPARAARLAADSDLVRTLDDHPMVYGHPGAYDRLAFLAAGGPRLALAALPGWPAHDDLTEDLAELVRRYLDSGLDVIAVDTTSPEMEAAGLHAAKVIVPGTVPITFGHRHRRTHGLPRLLSRPRLLGHRAEDLRPEQLNPFPHPFP; this is encoded by the coding sequence GTGACGCCGGACACGACGGTGCTGCGGACACGCACGCCGCCGGACACCGCTGTGCTCGGCACGGGCAGGCTGCACGCCGCCATCACCGCGGCCTTCACCCCCGACCGGTTGACCGCAAGTGACGCGACCCGGCCGGACGGGGCGACGGCGCTGCTGACCGTGAGCGATGCCAGCGATGAGCGGGATTATCCGGCGTTGACCCGGTTGGCCGCCGCCCGCGGGATCCCGTGGTTGCCGGTGCGGGTGGACGCCGGCTGGGTGCTGCTGGGCCCCGCCGTACACCCGCCCGCCCCCGGCTGCCCCACCTGCGTGGCACGCAGGCGGGATGCGAACCGGGCCGACGCCCAGGGCAGGGACGCCATGCGGGTGCGCTTCGGCGAGGAGCTGGCGGCGCGCCCGTCCGGGCTGCTCACCCGGGCGACGGCCACCGCGGTCGCCGCGCTGGCCGCCGCGGAGCTGGACCGGCTGCGCGAGGACGCCGCCACCGCGCTGACGGCCGGGGCGCTGCTACGGGTGAGCGTGTCGACCGGACTCGTACGCAGGCACCCGTTCCTGCCGGACCCCCTGTGCCCCGACTGCGGCCGCCGCCCGCCTGACACCCGAGAGGTCGTGCGCCCGCCGCGCGGGCCCGCACGGAAACCGGCCCCCGGCGTGTTCCGGGTGGCCGATCTGGCGGGCAGGGAGGAGGAATTGCGGGAGATGTTCGTGGACGGGGAGACTGGGCTGATCCAGTCCCTCGTCTCGGACGCGCGGGGCGGCAGCCCGATGGCGGTGGCCCGCCTGGCCCCGGCCCGCACCTCGGACGAGAGCCACCACGGGTACGGCCGATGCGACGACTTCTCCGCGGCCAGGACGACCGCGATGGTCGAGGCTCTGGAGCGGATCGCCGGCATCCACCCGCGCGCCCGCCGCCCCGCCGTCCGGGCCGCGTACGCCGACGTGGCCGAGCAGGCCCTGGACCCCCGCACGCTGGGCCTCTACCCGGACGACCGCTACGACCTGCCGGGCTTCTGGTTCTCCCGGTTCGACCCGAGCCGGGAGATCTCGTGGGTGTGGGCGTACTCGTTCGGGCGGGACGCGCCGCTGCTCGTACCCGAGAGCTACGTCTATTACGGTCCGCCTCCCGACCCCGGGCTCGCCTACGAGAGCTCCAACGGCTGCGCGGCCGGCGGGTGCCCGGCCGAGGCGATCCTGTACGGGCTGCTGGAGGTGGCCGAGCGTGACGCCATCCTGACGACCTGGTACGCCAGGATGCCGATGTCCCCCGTGGACCTGGACTCCGCCACGGACCGGCGCATTCCGATGATCGCCGAACGGCTCAGGCACCGGCTGGGCTACACCGTCGAGGCGTACGTGACGGCCATGGAGCAGGGGGTGCCGGTGTTCTGGGTGATGGCCGTGGACCCGGCCGGCAACCCGGAACGCCCCAAGGCCGTCTGCGGCAGCGCCGCTCACCTGGAGCCCGAGCATGCCCTGCGCCGCGCCCTGGTCGAGCTGGGCCCCACCTTGGAAGGCCAGCTCGATCGGTACGACCCCGCGCGGGCCGCACGACTGGCCGCCGACTCCGACCTGGTGCGCACGCTGGACGACCACCCGATGGTGTACGGGCACCCGGGCGCGTACGACCGGCTGGCGTTCCTCGCCGCCGGAGGCCCCCGCCTGGCCCTGGCAGCCCTGCCAGGCTGGCCCGCCCACGACGACCTCACCGAAGACCTCGCCGAGCTGGTGCGGCGCTACCTGGACTCCGGCCTGGACGTGATCGCCGTGGACACCACCTCGCCCGAGATGGAAGCGGCCGGGCTGCACGCGGCCAAGGTGATCGTGCCGGGCACGGTGCCGATCACCTTCGGGCACCGGCACCGGCGTACCCACGGCCTGCCCCGGCTGCTGTCCAGGCCGCGCCTGCTCGGCCACCGCGCCGAGGACC